CCGAGTACATTCTCGCGGAGGGGAACTACGACGTCGTCCTCTGCGAGCGCGGCGTCCGGACGTTCGCCGATCACACGCGCAACACGCTCGACCTCTCGTCGATCCCGGCTGTGCAGCGCATCTCGCATCTGCCGATCATGGCGGACCCGTCCCACGGGACCGGGAAGCGGCACAAGGTCCTGCCGCTGTCGCGCGCGGCGGTGGCCGTCGGCGCCGACGGGCTCCTGATCGAGGTCCACCACAAGCCGGAGACGGCGCTTTCCGACGGCCCGCAGGCGCTCCTGCCCGAGCAATTCTCGGAT
The DNA window shown above is from Thermoanaerobaculia bacterium and carries:
- the aroF gene encoding 3-deoxy-7-phosphoheptulonate synthase, yielding RAETGLPIVTEVLDTETAEEVAEYADCLQIGARNMQNFSLLKKVGRLKRPVLLKRGMSATIEEFLLSAEYILAEGNYDVVLCERGVRTFADHTRNTLDLSSIPAVQRISHLPIMADPSHGTGKRHKVLPLSRAAVAVGADGLLIEVHHKPETALSDGPQALLPEQFSDLMNQVRALSIVMGRSA